One part of the Parabacteroides distasonis ATCC 8503 genome encodes these proteins:
- a CDS encoding heavy metal translocating P-type ATPase → MSTTCGCEHCHSHGSSGLWMPTISFVLLVIGLIGKYSGISWFAESWIEAIWFLVAFLPVGLPVMREAWEAALRKDFFSEFSLMAIASIGAFCIGEYPEAVAVMLFYTVGERLQLLAVNKASKNISDLLDVRPERTDVWRTGTYMNVSPKDVKVGERIEVKPGGRVPLDGVLLEAEAQFDTSALTGESMPRSIREGEEVLAGMIVQGQAVRIQVNRPYEQSALARILALVKDASERKAPAELFIRRFARIYTPIVILLSFLIVSVPALVGMVTPSFQYVFSDWLYRGLVFLVISCPCALVISVPLGYFGGIGAASRAGILFKGGNYLDAITRVNTVAFDKTGTLTTGRFEVTTVESTEIPVSDLLSILLSVERKSTHPVAQAVVRYAEKQDSVPMEITDMRELAGHGVEAIVNGRQVLVGNIRLLAERDIPVPKELSDSVSTVVVCAIDGKYAGHLLLSDTLKKDAVDAIRRLKDLDVKDICLLSGDKQEIVNQFAERLGVDKAYGNLLPEDKAAYIERLTAEPDKSVAFVGDGMNDAPVLALSDVGIAMGGLGSDAAIESADVVIQTDQPSKVAEAISIGRATRNIVRQNIVGSIGVKVIVLVAGAFGFATLWEAVFADVGVSLLAVLNSIRILKR, encoded by the coding sequence ATGAGTACAACATGTGGATGCGAACATTGCCATTCGCACGGAAGTTCCGGTTTATGGATGCCGACGATTTCTTTCGTTTTGTTGGTGATAGGACTTATCGGGAAGTACTCGGGGATAAGTTGGTTTGCTGAGTCTTGGATAGAGGCCATTTGGTTTCTGGTCGCTTTTTTGCCGGTAGGACTTCCTGTTATGCGAGAAGCTTGGGAAGCGGCTTTGCGGAAAGACTTTTTTAGTGAGTTCTCGTTAATGGCGATCGCCTCGATTGGGGCGTTTTGTATTGGGGAGTATCCCGAGGCCGTAGCCGTGATGCTTTTCTATACGGTAGGAGAGAGGTTGCAACTTCTAGCCGTGAATAAAGCCTCGAAGAATATCAGTGACTTGTTAGATGTCCGGCCGGAACGAACGGATGTATGGCGGACGGGTACATATATGAATGTATCTCCGAAGGATGTAAAAGTAGGCGAGCGGATCGAGGTGAAACCCGGCGGACGTGTGCCTTTGGATGGCGTTTTATTGGAAGCCGAGGCACAGTTCGATACCTCGGCATTAACCGGGGAAAGTATGCCTCGTTCTATCCGTGAGGGTGAGGAGGTGCTTGCCGGAATGATCGTGCAGGGGCAGGCGGTACGTATACAAGTGAATCGGCCGTACGAGCAAAGTGCCTTGGCCCGTATTTTGGCTTTGGTGAAAGATGCCTCGGAGCGGAAAGCGCCGGCGGAATTGTTTATTCGGCGTTTCGCACGGATTTATACCCCAATCGTGATTCTTCTGTCGTTTCTAATCGTGTCGGTTCCTGCTTTGGTAGGGATGGTGACGCCTTCTTTCCAGTATGTTTTCTCGGATTGGTTATATAGGGGATTGGTTTTCTTGGTTATTTCTTGTCCTTGTGCCTTGGTTATAAGTGTTCCGCTCGGATATTTCGGTGGTATAGGCGCCGCTTCTCGTGCCGGGATATTATTTAAGGGCGGTAATTATTTAGATGCGATCACACGGGTAAATACGGTAGCGTTCGATAAGACCGGTACATTGACTACCGGGCGTTTTGAGGTCACAACGGTGGAAAGCACGGAGATCCCGGTTTCTGATCTTTTGAGTATTTTGTTATCAGTAGAGCGGAAAAGTACCCATCCGGTAGCGCAGGCTGTAGTTCGCTATGCGGAAAAACAAGATAGCGTGCCGATGGAAATCACTGACATGCGGGAATTGGCAGGGCATGGTGTCGAGGCTATCGTGAACGGTCGGCAGGTGCTTGTCGGTAACATTCGTTTATTGGCCGAACGTGATATTCCTGTCCCGAAGGAATTATCCGATAGTGTTTCTACCGTGGTGGTTTGTGCGATCGATGGGAAATATGCGGGGCATCTTCTCCTTTCGGATACCTTGAAGAAGGATGCCGTGGATGCGATTCGTCGGTTAAAGGATTTGGATGTTAAAGATATTTGCTTGTTGTCCGGGGATAAGCAAGAGATCGTGAATCAATTCGCTGAGCGTTTGGGTGTCGATAAAGCGTATGGTAATCTGCTGCCGGAGGATAAAGCCGCTTATATAGAGCGATTAACGGCGGAGCCGGATAAGTCGGTTGCCTTTGTGGGCGATGGGATGAACGATGCGCCGGTACTGGCTTTAAGTGATGTCGGTATTGCGATGGGTGGATTGGGATCGGATGCGGCCATCGAGAGCGCGGACGTGGTTATCCAAACGGACCAGCCCTCTAAAGTAGCGGAAGCTATTTCTATCGGACGTGCTACCCGGAATATCGTCCGTCAGAATATCGTGGGATCTATTGGCGTGAAGGTGATAGTCCTTGTGGCGGGAGCCTTCGGTTTTGCCACGCTTTGGGAAGCTGTTTTCGCGGATGTAGGTGTATCTTTGCTGGCGGTTCTTAATTCGATCCGTATACTAAAACGTTGA
- the ffh gene encoding signal recognition particle protein, protein MFENLSERLDRSFKLLKGEGKITEINVAETLKDVRKALLDADVNYKVAKSFTDTVKEKALGQNVLTSVKPSQLMVKIVHDELASLMGGTAVDVNLQGNPAIILMSGLQGSGKTTFTGKLASLLKTKKNKKPLLAACDVYRPAAIEQLRVVGEQVGVPVYMELENKNPVEIAMNAIREARAKGNDVVIVDTAGRLAIDEQMMNEIAAIKSAIQPDETLFVVDAMTGQDAVNTAREFNERLNFDGVVLTKLDGDTRGGAALSIRTVVDKPIKFVGTGEKMDALDIFHPERMADRILGMGDIVSLVERAQEQYDEEEAKRLQKKIAKNQFDFNDFISQIQQIKKMGNLKELASMIPGVGKALKDVDIDDNAFKSIEAIIYSMTPDERSNPAILNGSRRQRIAKGSGTSIQEVNKLIKQFDETRKMMRMLTSAKSGKMKLPSMKPSFRR, encoded by the coding sequence ATGTTTGAGAACTTAAGCGAAAGGTTAGACAGATCGTTTAAACTGTTGAAGGGCGAAGGCAAGATTACCGAGATCAATGTGGCGGAAACATTGAAGGATGTGCGTAAAGCGTTGTTGGATGCCGACGTCAATTATAAGGTTGCCAAGAGTTTTACGGATACGGTAAAAGAGAAGGCTTTAGGACAGAACGTGCTTACATCGGTTAAGCCTAGTCAGTTGATGGTTAAGATTGTTCACGATGAGTTGGCCAGCTTGATGGGAGGTACGGCAGTCGACGTGAATTTGCAGGGAAATCCCGCCATTATATTGATGTCCGGTTTGCAAGGTTCGGGTAAGACTACTTTCACTGGTAAACTAGCGTCTTTATTAAAGACCAAGAAAAATAAGAAACCATTATTAGCCGCTTGCGACGTGTATCGTCCGGCAGCTATCGAGCAGTTGCGTGTAGTCGGAGAGCAGGTAGGTGTTCCGGTATACATGGAATTGGAGAATAAGAATCCGGTGGAGATCGCTATGAACGCTATCCGCGAGGCACGGGCTAAAGGCAATGACGTCGTGATCGTGGATACCGCCGGTCGTTTGGCTATCGATGAGCAGATGATGAACGAGATCGCCGCTATCAAGAGCGCTATCCAGCCGGATGAGACCTTGTTCGTGGTAGATGCCATGACGGGTCAGGATGCCGTGAATACCGCGAGGGAATTTAATGAGCGGCTGAACTTCGACGGCGTCGTACTTACGAAGTTGGATGGTGATACCCGTGGTGGTGCCGCTTTGTCGATCCGTACGGTTGTTGATAAGCCGATTAAGTTTGTCGGTACGGGCGAGAAGATGGATGCCTTGGATATTTTCCACCCTGAACGTATGGCGGATCGAATCTTAGGCATGGGTGATATCGTGTCTTTGGTGGAACGTGCGCAAGAGCAATATGACGAGGAAGAAGCGAAACGTTTGCAGAAGAAGATCGCTAAGAACCAGTTCGATTTTAACGACTTTATCTCCCAGATCCAACAGATCAAGAAGATGGGTAACTTGAAAGAGTTGGCATCCATGATCCCGGGTGTAGGAAAGGCATTGAAAGATGTGGATATCGATGATAACGCGTTCAAGAGTATCGAGGCTATCATTTATTCGATGACTCCGGATGAGCGCAGCAACCCGGCTATCTTGAATGGCTCACGCCGTCAGCGTATCGCCAAAGGTAGCGGTACGAGCATCCAGGAGGTAAACAAGCTGATCAAGCAATTTGATGAGACCCGTAAGATGATGCGTATGCTTACTTCCGCGAAGTCGGGGAAGATGAAGCTACCTTCGATGAAGCCCTCGTTCAGACGTTAA
- the folD gene encoding bifunctional methylenetetrahydrofolate dehydrogenase/methenyltetrahydrofolate cyclohydrolase FolD: MEEQHYQLLDGKAVSAQMKKEMAEEVAQIKAAGGKIPHLAAILVGHDGGSETYVASKVKTCQEIGFKSTLIRFEEDVTEEELLRKVDELNNDPDVDGFIVQLPLPKHISEQKVIEAIDYRKDVDGFHPINVGRMSIGLPCFVSATPAGILELLKRYHIETQGKHCVVLGRSNIVGKPMATLMMQKSYPGDCTVTVCHSRSKNLKEMCLSADIIIVALGVPEFLKGDMVKEGAVIVDVGTTRMPSSITKSGFKLTGDVLFNEVAPKCSYITPVPGGVGPMTIISLMRNTLLAGKKAIYK, translated from the coding sequence ATGGAAGAACAACATTATCAATTGCTGGATGGTAAGGCCGTTTCCGCTCAGATGAAGAAGGAGATGGCTGAGGAGGTAGCCCAGATCAAGGCTGCCGGAGGTAAGATCCCTCACTTGGCTGCTATTTTGGTGGGCCATGACGGTGGTAGCGAGACTTATGTGGCTAGTAAAGTCAAGACTTGTCAGGAGATTGGTTTTAAGTCTACCTTAATTCGCTTTGAGGAGGATGTTACGGAGGAAGAATTGCTTCGTAAGGTCGATGAGTTAAATAATGATCCGGATGTGGATGGCTTTATCGTACAGCTTCCGCTTCCGAAACATATATCCGAGCAGAAGGTGATTGAGGCGATCGATTATCGTAAAGACGTGGACGGTTTCCATCCGATTAACGTGGGACGTATGTCTATCGGTTTGCCTTGTTTCGTATCGGCTACGCCTGCCGGTATCTTGGAATTATTGAAGCGTTATCATATCGAGACGCAAGGAAAGCATTGCGTGGTTTTGGGACGCAGCAATATTGTCGGCAAGCCGATGGCTACCTTGATGATGCAGAAATCTTATCCGGGCGATTGTACGGTGACCGTATGCCATAGCCGTTCTAAGAACTTGAAGGAGATGTGCTTGTCTGCTGATATTATTATCGTGGCTTTAGGTGTTCCTGAATTCTTGAAAGGGGATATGGTGAAGGAAGGCGCCGTGATCGTTGACGTGGGAACAACCCGTATGCCAAGCAGCATAACCAAGAGCGGATTTAAGTTAACGGGAGATGTCTTGTTTAACGAGGTCGCTCCTAAATGTTCCTATATCACTCCGGTTCCGGGTGGCGTAGGGCCTATGACAATCATTTCTTTGATGCGTAACACATTGTTAGCGGGAAAGAAAGCGATCTATAAGTAA
- a CDS encoding M28 family metallopeptidase, with amino-acid sequence MRKILLVCAALACMTVSPVPAQDAAVKKIIEMGQNDNQVMHQLDILTNRFGGRLIGSDAYENAAEWMVREFKSWGLDVQLEEAGTVPVGFNRGPWFGRLLSDNGMILHFATPSYTSGTKGVQRGHAVMEPRNDEEFQQIKGRLNGAWVLISGKNVGWPIDRSASGDSIRAEIKKENNEIMKKNNDLRRRNWENGEKNEMLPYKEFPGLYYKEMCEAGALGFIQSSTVPIRALYDRKMMNDPNTNFDNLPELPDIKLDEHQFAIIEQMVKERRTFELEFDIRNHFKLGPVKYHNVVASIKGSKYPDEYVIISGHLDAFDVATGGIDCGTGIGPMMEAARMIAKSGAKPKRTILFIGFAGEEFGLLGAQAWVKAHKDKLPKIANLFNRDGGPEPPVGISVPQAMYDDFVKISEPIQKIRPDYPFEVKVREPRKRPTRMGGTDASVFAIEGVPTLGFTTEDFKGYDFDYGEIWHTERDLYTKNIPEYQEHTATVTAIIALGVANLDKQLSREGLYTEE; translated from the coding sequence ATGAGAAAAATCTTACTTGTTTGTGCGGCATTAGCCTGCATGACAGTCTCCCCTGTACCAGCTCAGGACGCTGCCGTAAAAAAAATCATCGAGATGGGTCAGAACGATAATCAAGTGATGCATCAGCTGGATATCCTTACGAACCGCTTTGGCGGACGTTTAATCGGTTCCGACGCTTATGAGAACGCCGCCGAGTGGATGGTGCGTGAGTTTAAGAGTTGGGGACTCGATGTCCAATTAGAAGAGGCCGGTACCGTCCCTGTCGGCTTTAATCGAGGACCTTGGTTCGGACGCTTGTTGAGCGACAACGGAATGATCCTGCATTTCGCCACCCCTTCCTACACTTCCGGAACGAAAGGCGTGCAACGTGGGCATGCGGTGATGGAGCCTCGTAACGACGAGGAGTTCCAGCAAATCAAAGGAAGATTGAATGGTGCTTGGGTTCTTATCTCAGGGAAAAATGTAGGTTGGCCTATCGACCGCTCCGCCTCGGGAGATTCCATCCGTGCGGAGATCAAGAAAGAGAACAACGAGATCATGAAGAAAAACAATGATCTAAGACGCCGCAACTGGGAAAACGGGGAGAAAAACGAGATGTTGCCTTATAAAGAATTCCCCGGATTATATTATAAGGAAATGTGCGAGGCCGGAGCTTTAGGTTTTATCCAATCCTCCACCGTACCTATCCGTGCGTTATACGACCGGAAAATGATGAACGACCCGAATACGAACTTCGACAATCTGCCGGAACTTCCGGATATCAAATTAGACGAGCATCAATTCGCGATCATCGAACAAATGGTGAAAGAGAGACGTACATTCGAACTAGAGTTCGATATTCGTAATCATTTTAAATTAGGCCCGGTTAAATACCATAATGTCGTAGCGTCTATCAAAGGCAGCAAATACCCGGACGAATATGTAATTATCAGCGGTCACCTAGATGCTTTCGACGTGGCTACCGGAGGCATCGATTGCGGTACTGGAATCGGACCGATGATGGAAGCCGCTCGCATGATCGCCAAATCCGGAGCCAAGCCTAAGCGCACGATCTTATTTATCGGATTCGCCGGTGAGGAATTTGGCTTATTAGGAGCACAAGCTTGGGTGAAAGCGCATAAGGATAAATTACCCAAAATCGCTAATTTGTTCAATCGTGACGGTGGCCCGGAACCTCCTGTCGGTATCTCCGTCCCTCAAGCCATGTATGATGATTTCGTGAAGATCAGCGAACCCATCCAAAAAATCCGTCCGGACTATCCTTTCGAGGTAAAAGTTCGTGAACCCCGTAAACGCCCGACACGCATGGGGGGAACAGACGCATCAGTTTTCGCCATCGAAGGTGTCCCCACATTAGGTTTCACCACAGAGGATTTCAAAGGATATGATTTTGATTACGGCGAAATCTGGCATACGGAACGGGATTTATACACAAAGAACATCCCCGAATACCAAGAACATACGGCTACGGTTACCGCTATCATAGCCCTCGGTGTAGCGAATCTGGATAAGCAATTATCAAGAGAAGGTTTATATACCGAAGAGTAG
- a CDS encoding efflux RND transporter periplasmic adaptor subunit, protein MKSIFLLLLPAIVLCSCHTQKQEDESAHAVTLKGDIIHIGSESPVLSKLTKETVKREPYRMEFTTSGVVQAIPSNYAEVASPVSGRITKSFVRLGQKVAPGSPIFEISAPAVYEAGKSYYQARQEMELALKSLNREKDLMKNKVGVQKELEEAEVNYELKKKDYENMVAALKVFQINPDEMALGQPLIVRSPIAGEVVKDRIVIGQYMKEDAEPVAVIADLSKVWVVAHVKEKDLSLIQALDEVEIRLVAMPDKPISGKIYHISEMLDPDTRSVEVLIECDNSTRLMKPEMYGTVKLSDREAEVIRIPTSAILQEEENMYVLVELGNNDYRKQKIETGHTEDGKTVVLSGLNVGDEIVVTGAFYLLDAR, encoded by the coding sequence ATGAAATCTATATTTTTACTATTGCTTCCAGCGATAGTACTATGCTCTTGCCATACCCAAAAGCAAGAGGATGAGTCTGCGCATGCCGTAACACTCAAAGGGGATATTATACATATCGGTTCCGAATCTCCTGTTTTATCCAAGTTGACAAAGGAAACGGTTAAACGGGAACCTTACCGTATGGAGTTTACCACCTCGGGGGTCGTACAGGCGATTCCTTCTAATTACGCAGAGGTGGCTTCACCGGTAAGCGGGCGAATTACGAAATCGTTCGTTCGCTTAGGGCAGAAAGTGGCCCCGGGTAGTCCGATCTTCGAGATTAGCGCTCCCGCTGTTTATGAGGCGGGGAAATCTTATTACCAAGCTCGCCAAGAGATGGAACTGGCTTTGAAAAGCTTGAATCGGGAGAAAGACTTGATGAAAAACAAGGTTGGTGTCCAAAAGGAATTGGAAGAGGCCGAGGTGAATTACGAGTTAAAGAAAAAAGACTATGAGAATATGGTAGCCGCATTGAAAGTCTTTCAGATTAATCCGGATGAAATGGCTTTGGGGCAACCATTGATCGTTCGCTCGCCTATAGCCGGTGAGGTCGTGAAAGATCGGATCGTAATCGGGCAATATATGAAAGAGGACGCCGAGCCTGTAGCTGTCATCGCCGATTTGAGCAAGGTATGGGTGGTCGCCCATGTAAAAGAGAAGGATTTGAGTTTAATACAGGCTTTGGATGAGGTGGAAATCCGGTTGGTAGCCATGCCGGATAAACCGATATCGGGAAAGATTTATCACATCAGCGAGATGCTGGACCCCGATACCCGTTCGGTGGAGGTCTTGATCGAGTGCGATAACAGTACCCGTTTGATGAAGCCGGAGATGTACGGCACGGTCAAGCTGAGCGACCGTGAGGCGGAGGTGATCCGTATACCTACTTCCGCTATCTTGCAGGAAGAGGAGAACATGTACGTATTGGTGGAATTGGGGAATAACGATTACCGGAAACAAAAGATCGAGACCGGCCATACTGAAGATGGCAAGACGGTGGTTTTATCCGGCTTGAACGTAGGTGACGAGATCGTAGTTACGGGAGCGTTTTATTTACTTGACGCACGCTAA
- a CDS encoding efflux RND transporter permease subunit, whose translation MKRIIYLAIHRRGLMFVLFLFLAIVGYYSWTRLAIDAYPDIADTTVQVVTQVPGLAAEEIEQQISIPIERAMNGLPGLNVMRSKNTFGLSTVVLVFDDGIEDYWARQRVQERLVDVELPYNAVPGLNPLTSPTGEIFRYVVESDRLDLRELTDLHKWVIIPRLKQVTGVADVSNYGGITTQYQIEVNPYKMEQYDITLGDITEKIEKNNVNAGGSMLSRGDLSYVIRGIGLVKDLEDLGHIVIKTVNGVPVYLNDIGKLKYGNLERKGVLGFTDGTRDYSDGVEGIVQMLRGENPSRVLDDVHKAVDELNNETLPEGTRIHPFMDRTDLVNTTLHTVSHTLFEGMVLVVLVLILFLGSWRGALLVALTIPLSLLIAFILMHVTNIPANLLSLGAIDFGILVDGAIVMMETVLKKRERHPDEVLTEDSILRRTTEVARPIFFSTLIIITAYLPLFAFEHIEKKLFTPMAYTVGYALLGALCVALFLIPGLAFYAYRKPGKIYHNRWLEKLSTAYHSQIVRLMEKPRRVIVPLLAILLGAGILSYTVGKDFLPPLDEGAIWIQVQLPPGISIEKSKEMGAELRKTLKEFKEVSYVMTQVGRDDEGAEAFSLSHVECGVGLKPYSTWKFGKTKADLIEEMAAKLETMPGYSVGFSQPIIDMVMDQIAGAHSDLALKIYSDDITESRHIADQVANVLKEIPGAADVAVDQEPPLPQLQIIADRARIAQYGLNVSDVADLIELAIGGASISQIFVGSKSYDVICRFDDASRNSPERIGNLLLTTGSGTKIPLSQVAEIKMTTGASTITREMNKRHLTVRVNLRGVDLTAFLNKANALIDKEVKYDHDSVHLKWAGQFENQHRAYARLGAVVPLALGLMLLLLFAACGKFRQAALMMSVVPLALFGGMLALNVRGMTLNVSSAVGFIALVGVAIQNGVIMISHINNLRTRERDLKDAVITGTKHRFRPILMTATVAVLGLLPASVSTGIGSDVQRPLATVIVYGLLFATVITLYVLPALYYMIEKHYEGKDLTPVSEEKELHA comes from the coding sequence ATGAAAAGGATTATTTACTTGGCGATACATCGGCGAGGACTGATGTTCGTGTTATTTCTGTTCTTAGCGATCGTTGGTTATTATTCTTGGACGCGGTTGGCGATAGATGCTTATCCGGATATCGCCGATACCACCGTGCAAGTCGTGACGCAGGTTCCCGGATTGGCCGCCGAGGAGATCGAGCAACAAATCAGTATTCCGATCGAGCGGGCTATGAATGGTCTGCCGGGATTAAACGTAATGCGTAGCAAGAATACGTTTGGTTTATCTACGGTCGTATTGGTTTTTGATGATGGTATTGAGGATTATTGGGCCCGGCAACGTGTACAAGAGCGGTTGGTAGACGTGGAGCTTCCTTATAATGCGGTTCCCGGCTTAAATCCTTTGACTTCGCCGACGGGAGAGATCTTTCGTTATGTGGTGGAAAGTGACCGTTTAGACTTGAGGGAGTTGACCGATTTGCATAAATGGGTAATTATTCCGAGACTGAAACAGGTTACGGGTGTAGCGGATGTAAGTAATTACGGCGGTATCACTACCCAATATCAGATCGAGGTGAACCCTTATAAGATGGAGCAATACGACATTACCTTAGGGGATATTACGGAAAAGATAGAGAAGAATAACGTGAACGCCGGTGGTAGTATGTTAAGCCGGGGGGATTTGAGTTATGTGATCCGTGGAATCGGTCTGGTTAAGGACTTGGAAGACTTGGGGCATATCGTGATCAAGACAGTGAATGGTGTCCCGGTCTACTTGAATGATATCGGTAAACTGAAATACGGAAACTTGGAGCGTAAGGGCGTTTTAGGTTTTACGGACGGTACCCGTGATTACTCCGATGGCGTGGAAGGTATCGTACAAATGCTCAGGGGGGAGAATCCGTCCCGGGTGTTGGATGATGTGCATAAGGCGGTAGACGAACTAAATAACGAGACACTTCCCGAGGGAACCCGTATCCATCCGTTTATGGATCGTACGGATTTGGTTAATACGACCTTGCATACCGTATCGCATACGTTGTTCGAGGGTATGGTATTGGTTGTCTTAGTACTGATCTTATTCTTGGGGAGTTGGCGTGGCGCTTTGTTGGTGGCCTTAACCATTCCCTTGTCTCTATTGATTGCCTTTATCTTGATGCATGTTACGAATATTCCTGCGAACCTACTTTCCTTAGGCGCTATAGACTTCGGTATTTTGGTAGACGGAGCGATCGTGATGATGGAGACGGTCTTGAAGAAAAGGGAACGGCATCCGGATGAGGTATTGACGGAAGATTCGATCTTGCGCCGTACGACTGAGGTGGCTCGCCCGATCTTTTTCTCTACATTAATTATTATAACAGCCTATCTTCCTTTGTTCGCTTTTGAGCATATTGAGAAGAAATTGTTTACGCCGATGGCTTATACCGTAGGGTATGCTTTGCTGGGCGCTTTGTGTGTGGCCTTGTTCTTGATTCCGGGATTGGCCTTTTATGCGTATCGTAAGCCGGGAAAGATTTACCATAATCGTTGGTTGGAGAAACTTTCCACGGCTTATCATTCACAAATTGTCCGATTGATGGAGAAGCCAAGACGGGTTATTGTACCGTTACTGGCGATATTGCTGGGAGCGGGGATTTTAAGTTATACCGTAGGAAAAGACTTCTTGCCTCCGTTGGATGAGGGGGCGATCTGGATACAGGTACAGCTTCCTCCGGGTATTTCCATTGAGAAATCGAAGGAGATGGGGGCGGAGCTTCGGAAGACTTTGAAAGAGTTTAAGGAAGTCTCATATGTAATGACTCAAGTCGGTCGCGATGATGAGGGGGCGGAAGCGTTCTCACTCTCTCATGTGGAGTGTGGCGTGGGATTGAAACCCTATAGTACATGGAAATTCGGTAAGACGAAAGCGGATCTGATCGAGGAAATGGCGGCTAAGTTGGAGACCATGCCCGGCTACTCGGTCGGTTTCTCCCAGCCGATCATCGATATGGTGATGGATCAGATCGCCGGGGCTCATAGTGATTTGGCGCTGAAGATTTATAGCGATGATATTACGGAAAGTCGCCATATCGCAGATCAAGTCGCTAATGTGTTGAAGGAAATACCGGGTGCTGCCGACGTAGCGGTAGATCAAGAGCCTCCGTTGCCGCAATTGCAGATTATTGCGGATCGTGCCCGTATCGCCCAGTATGGCTTGAACGTGTCGGATGTGGCTGATTTGATTGAGTTAGCGATCGGTGGAGCTTCTATTTCCCAGATATTTGTCGGAAGTAAAAGTTATGACGTGATTTGTCGTTTCGATGACGCTAGCCGCAATTCTCCCGAACGTATCGGAAATCTATTGCTGACTACCGGTTCCGGAACAAAGATTCCTCTTTCGCAAGTAGCGGAGATTAAGATGACAACTGGTGCCAGTACGATTACCCGTGAGATGAATAAGCGGCACTTGACGGTACGGGTTAATTTACGTGGCGTGGACTTGACGGCGTTCTTGAATAAGGCAAATGCGTTGATCGATAAAGAGGTGAAATACGATCATGATTCCGTGCATTTGAAATGGGCCGGACAGTTCGAGAACCAGCATCGTGCGTATGCCCGTTTGGGGGCTGTGGTTCCTTTGGCGTTGGGGCTGATGCTGCTTTTGTTGTTTGCGGCTTGCGGTAAATTCCGGCAGGCGGCTTTGATGATGAGTGTCGTTCCCTTGGCTTTGTTTGGTGGTATGTTGGCGTTGAATGTGCGGGGAATGACATTGAATGTCTCCTCGGCGGTTGGTTTTATCGCCTTGGTCGGTGTCGCTATCCAAAATGGCGTGATCATGATTTCCCATATCAATAACTTACGTACGAGGGAGCGGGATTTGAAAGATGCGGTGATAACGGGAACCAAGCACCGTTTCCGTCCGATCTTGATGACGGCTACGGTTGCGGTCTTGGGATTGCTTCCTGCCTCTGTCAGTACGGGGATCGGTTCGGACGTGCAGCGTCCCTTGGCTACGGTAATCGTTTACGGGCTTTTATTTGCTACGGTAATCACGCTTTATGTGCTTCCCGCTTTATACTATATGATCGAGAAGCATTATGAGGGGAAGGATTTGACGCCGGTATCGGAGGAAAAAGAGCTGCACGCTTAA